Proteins from a single region of Thiomicrorhabdus sp. Kp2:
- the pyrR gene encoding bifunctional pyr operon transcriptional regulator/uracil phosphoribosyltransferase PyrR produces MTELDIDVPKLINSICEQIQQKSIFTQSPKMIGIRTGGEWVAQKIHEQLNLSDELGVIDIAFYRDDFSKIGLNPTVKPSHIPWDIEDQHIILVDDVLYTGRTTRAALNEIFDFGRPASVTLVTLLDRKGCRELPFQADIFGASLECSQTIKLTGPDPLKVTILEKNEESA; encoded by the coding sequence ATGACTGAACTCGACATTGATGTTCCAAAACTAATTAACAGCATTTGCGAACAAATCCAACAAAAATCGATTTTTACTCAATCTCCTAAAATGATTGGTATTCGCACGGGTGGAGAGTGGGTCGCGCAAAAAATCCATGAGCAATTAAATCTTAGTGATGAACTTGGTGTGATTGATATCGCCTTTTACCGAGACGACTTTTCTAAGATTGGCTTGAACCCTACGGTTAAACCTTCACACATTCCTTGGGATATTGAAGACCAACACATTATTTTAGTGGACGATGTCCTCTATACGGGGCGCACAACTCGAGCAGCATTGAATGAAATTTTTGATTTTGGCCGTCCAGCAAGCGTCACCTTAGTCACCCTGCTTGACCGTAAAGGCTGCAGAGAACTGCCTTTTCAAGCCGATATTTTTGGTGCCAGCTTAGAGTGCAGTCAAACCATTAAACTCACGGGACCTGACCCGTTGAAAGTGACCATTTTAGAGAAAAATGAGGAATCCGCATGA
- a CDS encoding FAD:protein FMN transferase, with protein sequence MRYLFLLTLYISSLLLTGCQPEKTTPTKSTVVVFGTLVDIVVYDEHKKNAEQAIAKVEATFQEMHKEWHAWEKGGIVSKINQAISHQKPIQVPQSVKDFIETSQKLSQQSQGLFDPGIGSLIGLWGFHSEQWQGPPPTKERILAWLNNKPSIANISFEGNQLISSNKYVQLDFGGNAKGLAIDMALNTLEEAGIKNALVSIGGDMKVIGTKNNQAWSIGIQNPKNPETAIAQIALNDGESIVTSGTYQRYFDWQGQRYSHILNPNTGYPANSFSSVTVIHSDATTADSAATALLIAGPENWLKIAQAMGVTQAFCIDQSGKIFQTKAISKRIKLL encoded by the coding sequence GTGCGTTATCTTTTTTTATTGACTCTATACATATCATCACTACTGCTCACGGGTTGTCAGCCTGAAAAAACCACACCGACCAAAAGCACGGTTGTTGTTTTTGGCACCCTGGTAGACATAGTGGTTTATGACGAACACAAAAAAAATGCCGAGCAAGCCATTGCAAAAGTAGAAGCGACTTTTCAAGAGATGCATAAAGAGTGGCACGCATGGGAAAAAGGTGGCATTGTCAGTAAAATCAACCAAGCCATAAGCCATCAAAAACCCATTCAGGTGCCACAATCCGTTAAAGATTTTATTGAAACTTCTCAAAAACTCAGCCAACAAAGCCAAGGGCTTTTTGATCCAGGCATCGGCAGTCTCATTGGGTTATGGGGATTCCATTCCGAACAGTGGCAAGGCCCACCCCCAACCAAAGAGCGTATCCTGGCCTGGTTAAATAACAAACCCAGCATTGCCAATATCTCTTTTGAAGGCAATCAACTTATTAGTTCAAATAAATATGTACAGCTCGATTTTGGCGGAAACGCTAAAGGTTTAGCGATTGATATGGCCTTAAACACACTAGAGGAAGCGGGCATTAAAAATGCACTGGTCAGTATTGGTGGTGATATGAAAGTGATTGGCACTAAAAATAACCAGGCCTGGTCAATTGGCATACAGAACCCCAAAAATCCTGAAACAGCTATCGCCCAAATCGCTCTTAACGATGGCGAAAGTATCGTCACCTCTGGAACCTATCAGCGTTATTTTGATTGGCAAGGGCAACGTTATTCACACATTCTCAATCCAAACACGGGTTACCCAGCCAATAGCTTTTCATCCGTAACGGTCATTCATTCCGATGCAACAACGGCTGATTCTGCAGCCACCGCTCTACTGATTGCAGGGCCTGAAAATTGGTTGAAAATCGCTCAAGCAATGGGTGTGACACAAGCCTTTTGCATTGATCAATCAGGCAAAATTTTTCAAACAAAAGCGATCTCCAAACGCATCAAACTGTTATAG
- the gshB gene encoding glutathione synthase, with product MAYRVGIVMDPISGIKPHKDSSFAMLLEAQRRGHELVYMQPEDLYLKNGKAFAMTSELKVWDRAKEEQFYGFGASHDIALNTLDIILIRQDPPFTNDYLYSTHILEQAEAEGVLVVNKPQSLRDANEKLFASWFPECIPPTLVTASAEKLKSFIQDHQDTILKPLDAMGGASIFRVRKDDPNISVIIETMTEHGKHHIMAQVYLPEIKAGDKRILLINGEPIDYTLARIPAQGETRGNIAAGGTGVGMEITERERWLCQQIAPVLKSKGLYFVGLDVIGDYITEINVTSPTCIRELDSQFHLNIAGTLFDCLEGQLAQ from the coding sequence ATGGCTTACCGTGTTGGCATTGTAATGGACCCCATTTCAGGCATTAAACCCCATAAAGACAGTTCATTTGCCATGCTGTTAGAAGCTCAGCGCCGTGGGCATGAATTGGTTTATATGCAGCCTGAAGACCTCTATTTAAAAAATGGTAAAGCCTTTGCCATGACGAGCGAACTTAAAGTTTGGGATAGAGCAAAAGAAGAGCAGTTTTATGGTTTTGGCGCCTCCCATGATATCGCCCTAAATACCTTAGATATTATTCTTATACGCCAAGACCCACCGTTTACAAACGATTATCTATATAGCACCCACATACTTGAACAAGCCGAGGCGGAAGGCGTGTTAGTGGTCAATAAACCACAAAGTTTACGTGACGCTAATGAAAAGCTTTTTGCCAGCTGGTTTCCCGAGTGCATTCCTCCGACCTTAGTCACCGCTTCAGCAGAGAAACTAAAAAGTTTTATTCAAGATCATCAAGACACCATTTTAAAGCCACTTGATGCGATGGGAGGCGCCTCTATTTTTAGAGTGCGCAAAGATGACCCAAATATCAGTGTCATTATTGAAACCATGACCGAACATGGCAAGCATCACATTATGGCGCAAGTCTATCTGCCAGAAATCAAAGCGGGCGATAAACGTATTTTACTGATTAACGGTGAACCGATTGATTACACCTTGGCCAGAATTCCTGCCCAAGGCGAAACACGTGGCAATATTGCCGCAGGTGGTACGGGCGTTGGCATGGAAATCACCGAACGTGAACGCTGGTTATGCCAGCAAATTGCACCCGTATTAAAATCCAAAGGGCTTTATTTTGTGGGGTTAGACGTGATTGGTGATTACATTACTGAAATTAATGTGACTAGCCCAACTTGCATTCGCGAGCTTGATAGTCAATTCCACCTCAATATTGCTGGCACTTTATTTGATTGCCTTGAAGGGCAATTAGCTCAATAA
- a CDS encoding YqgE/AlgH family protein, giving the protein MNQLHSLEHHFLIAMPALNDSWFEKTVIYIVEDNEHGTMGLVINLPHKKLNIKELLEHFDLPIPEHSEFLNNDVLLGGPVDLERGFILHDSLGQWKSSMNLPDNMSMTVSEDFLNALSENQAPPNFITCLGFAGWEPGQLAQEIQENSWLTIPFNHSLLFETPVEERWEVALGTLGISPEFLSSEAGHA; this is encoded by the coding sequence ATGAATCAATTACACTCTTTAGAACATCACTTCCTTATAGCCATGCCCGCGTTAAATGACAGCTGGTTTGAAAAAACCGTTATTTACATTGTTGAAGATAACGAACATGGCACGATGGGTTTGGTCATAAATTTGCCGCACAAAAAACTCAATATAAAAGAGTTGTTAGAACATTTTGATTTACCTATTCCTGAACACTCTGAGTTTTTGAATAATGACGTACTACTTGGTGGTCCAGTTGATTTGGAGCGCGGCTTCATTCTTCACGACTCTCTTGGGCAATGGAAAAGCTCTATGAACTTACCTGACAATATGAGCATGACGGTTTCTGAAGACTTTTTAAATGCCTTAAGTGAAAATCAAGCCCCGCCCAACTTTATCACCTGTTTAGGATTTGCAGGTTGGGAACCTGGTCAGCTTGCCCAGGAAATCCAAGAGAATAGCTGGTTAACCATCCCTTTTAATCACAGCTTACTTTTTGAAACCCCAGTTGAAGAACGCTGGGAAGTCGCTTTAGGCACACTGGGTATTTCACCTGAATTTTTAAGCTCAGAGGCGGGTCATGCCTAA
- the gshA gene encoding glutamate--cysteine ligase, whose amino-acid sequence MPSTNQVPHLQTALTGPLLELEEQILSHRTEIEAWFRKQFKNTPAPFYGSVDLRNAGYKLAPVDTNLFPAGFNNLHPDLRSLAVHAAQNAVTQVCPIADGVLIIPENHTRNMFYFENLYALQNILENAGYEVHIGSLNPELNAPMVIELPSGNVLILKPLVREGNRVGVENFFPCAVLLNNDLSAGRPEILEGIEQTLLPPMELGWANRYKTEHFAHYSDVTESFAKLINIDQWLINPMSIPCGPINFKDRTGLEDLAQAVNNVLEKTQSYYDTHHIDCKPFVIVKSDSGTYGMAIMSVYSPEDILNLNRKQRNKMASVKEGLQVEQMLVQEGVYTYETINDAVAEPVVYMIGSQVVGGFYRVHTGKTATDNLNSPGMHFEPLSFEESCVLPDENQNPDASPNRFYAYGVIARLALLAAAREIADSKGQLPDINAI is encoded by the coding sequence ATGCCATCAACAAACCAAGTGCCACATTTACAAACAGCATTAACCGGCCCTCTGCTCGAGTTAGAAGAGCAAATTTTATCTCACCGAACAGAGATTGAAGCTTGGTTTAGAAAACAGTTTAAAAACACCCCCGCTCCATTTTATGGTTCGGTTGATTTACGTAATGCGGGCTATAAATTGGCTCCAGTAGATACCAATCTCTTTCCAGCAGGGTTCAACAACTTACACCCTGACTTACGCTCACTTGCTGTACATGCTGCACAAAATGCAGTCACTCAGGTTTGCCCTATTGCTGACGGTGTTCTGATTATTCCAGAAAACCACACTCGTAATATGTTCTACTTTGAAAACCTTTATGCCTTACAAAACATTCTAGAAAATGCTGGCTACGAAGTGCATATTGGTTCACTAAACCCTGAATTAAATGCCCCCATGGTAATTGAATTACCCTCTGGCAATGTCTTAATATTAAAACCGCTGGTTCGTGAAGGTAATCGTGTTGGTGTTGAAAACTTTTTCCCTTGTGCCGTATTACTCAATAATGATTTATCTGCTGGTCGTCCAGAAATTTTAGAAGGTATTGAACAAACCTTATTACCCCCCATGGAACTGGGCTGGGCAAATCGCTATAAAACAGAACATTTTGCACACTATTCCGATGTGACTGAATCATTTGCCAAACTCATCAATATTGACCAGTGGCTGATTAACCCCATGTCAATCCCCTGTGGCCCAATTAACTTTAAAGACCGTACAGGCCTGGAAGATTTAGCGCAAGCGGTCAATAACGTACTTGAAAAAACACAAAGTTATTACGATACGCATCATATCGACTGCAAACCTTTTGTCATCGTTAAATCGGACAGTGGTACTTACGGCATGGCCATTATGTCGGTTTATAGCCCAGAAGACATCTTAAATTTAAACCGTAAACAACGTAATAAGATGGCCTCAGTTAAAGAAGGGTTACAAGTTGAGCAGATGTTGGTTCAAGAAGGTGTATACACCTATGAAACCATTAATGATGCCGTAGCTGAACCTGTGGTTTATATGATTGGTAGTCAGGTTGTTGGTGGGTTTTATCGTGTTCATACAGGTAAAACGGCAACCGATAACTTAAATTCGCCTGGTATGCATTTTGAACCACTCTCTTTTGAAGAATCTTGTGTATTGCCCGATGAAAACCAAAACCCAGACGCGAGCCCAAATCGCTTTTATGCCTATGGAGTTATTGCTCGTTTAGCCTTATTAGCGGCGGCAAGGGAGATTGCCGATTCAAAAGGTCAGCTTCCTGATATCAACGCCATTTAA
- a CDS encoding aspartate carbamoyltransferase catalytic subunit, whose amino-acid sequence MSAKLAGPNIQLNELGKLKHFITLEGLKAHHLTEILDTAESFINPLTNEIKKVPLLRGKSIMNLFFEPSTRTRTTFEIAEKRLSADVESLDIQTSATKKGESLLDTLWNLQAMQADMFVIRHSESGAAHFFSQHVAPHVHVMNAGDGQHAHPTQAMLDMYTIRKHKGDIYDLTVAIVGDVLHSRVVRSQIQALSILEAREIRVIGPKTLMPESPEAMGVHVYHDMEEGLKDVDVVIMVRLQNERMTSALIPSEKEFFKLYGLTEKRLALAKPDAIVMHPGPINRGVEIDSAVADGPQSVILEQVTYGIAVRMAVMSILMSNAAQLAQHKLEQEQQASLDLDDEQATQGGTL is encoded by the coding sequence ATGAGTGCGAAATTAGCTGGCCCCAATATTCAGCTAAATGAACTGGGCAAACTCAAACATTTTATAACGTTAGAAGGCTTAAAAGCCCACCACCTAACAGAGATTCTAGATACCGCTGAATCCTTTATTAATCCACTCACAAATGAGATTAAAAAAGTGCCTTTGCTACGTGGTAAAAGCATTATGAATCTATTTTTTGAGCCAAGCACCCGTACTCGCACCACTTTTGAGATTGCTGAAAAGCGCCTGTCCGCCGATGTAGAAAGCCTAGACATTCAAACCTCGGCTACCAAAAAAGGTGAATCCTTATTGGATACCCTTTGGAACTTGCAAGCGATGCAGGCTGACATGTTTGTGATTCGCCATTCCGAAAGCGGTGCAGCCCACTTTTTCTCGCAACATGTAGCACCCCATGTTCACGTTATGAATGCGGGCGATGGCCAGCATGCTCACCCTACCCAAGCCATGTTAGATATGTACACCATTCGTAAACACAAAGGCGACATTTACGACCTTACAGTGGCAATTGTTGGTGATGTTTTACATTCGCGTGTGGTTCGCTCACAAATACAAGCCCTAAGCATATTAGAAGCTCGAGAGATTCGCGTAATTGGCCCTAAAACACTGATGCCAGAATCTCCCGAAGCCATGGGTGTGCATGTTTACCACGATATGGAGGAAGGCTTAAAAGATGTGGATGTCGTCATTATGGTGCGCTTACAAAATGAGCGTATGACCAGTGCTTTAATTCCAAGTGAAAAGGAATTTTTTAAACTCTATGGTCTTACTGAAAAACGGTTAGCATTAGCTAAGCCAGACGCAATTGTTATGCACCCAGGCCCAATTAATCGTGGGGTAGAAATTGATTCCGCCGTGGCCGATGGCCCACAATCCGTAATCTTAGAACAAGTCACTTACGGTATTGCGGTACGAATGGCGGTTATGTCTATTTTGATGAGCAATGCCGCCCAACTCGCACAACATAAATTAGAACAAGAGCAACAAGCCTCATTAGATTTGGATGATGAGCAAGCAACACAGGGGGGTACGCTGTGA
- the ruvX gene encoding Holliday junction resolvase RuvX — MPKKNSKPEGVIIGFDFGLRRIGVAIGQTVTQTATPETIVNSKDGKPDWEHITKLFETWQPTAIVVGLPMRLDGTEQALTQPARKFGQRLHGRYQRPVFYIEEQLSSIEAEQRGLKQKHIDDHAAQILLENWLQTQ, encoded by the coding sequence ATGCCTAAAAAAAATAGCAAACCAGAAGGGGTCATTATTGGTTTTGACTTTGGCTTACGTCGCATCGGTGTCGCTATTGGACAAACGGTTACCCAAACCGCCACTCCGGAAACGATTGTAAACAGTAAAGACGGCAAACCCGATTGGGAACACATTACTAAACTCTTTGAAACCTGGCAGCCAACCGCTATTGTTGTTGGTTTACCGATGCGGCTCGATGGAACCGAACAAGCGTTAACCCAACCTGCACGTAAATTTGGTCAACGTTTACATGGCCGTTATCAACGCCCTGTGTTTTATATTGAAGAACAGCTCAGCTCTATTGAAGCAGAACAGAGAGGTTTAAAACAAAAACACATAGACGATCACGCCGCACAAATTTTATTAGAAAACTGGTTACAAACCCAATAA
- a CDS encoding methyl-accepting chemotaxis protein — translation MDRPVVDKEIDVPEGITIVSKTDLHGTITDVNEAFVRISGYSREELIGQPHNIMRHPDVPKTVFKDLWQTLKSDKPWVQLVKNRCKGGEYYWVEANVSPIRENGTVIGFLSVRRRISNAQKKAATELYKQVEAGKVSIKDGFIETLYSRFCLINRFNPIMVLVGMIVIMSIVGILDALELVRFPWGVQLVVFTLMLGLALFVSSQLKKRVNGFSHLLKGMAEGDFSLQTVTMGTSWVSSLASDIKKMQVQMGASYEANRAQLNYNLRLTSALDNASNFIMVVNRDNKIIFYNQVLKRFFNKNNGKFQSEYSGFDGNQLKDHSLLLFNQTASLDPLFTNNLMETIDKEVSLAGLTIRVVKNPVLNDRNECIGAVLEWTDLTQQRKIEKTLDNALNIAARGHMDVTIDTEGLDGFYLYSANNINNLLKSLNSTIEDVVKILVNLANGDMQGRIEKPLSGTLDAMKGATNVSLDNLCGIMLQIKEVSNATLLSAKESSNAAMDLAERTQVATETLQEVNTSMSVINDMQASNSESLSSVAQLANNAMALNQNARIAMDDSIHAMQSISETSEKIEAIIGLIDGIAFQTNLLALNAAVEAARAGEHGRGFAVVAGEVRNLAGKSAEAAKDIKHLIQESGNKVKEGSDKVQATHAVFTEVDEGVSQIGSTLSQVVVSIEEQQRNVTQITHAIKVLDTNLQSNATLVEESTATARGLNEQAGILNYEVQKFKLNCDPKHEDGALNREVYGVNLSEIRQQMRLWKINAQSYLNGVNVSFNEETSLDPTKCAVGMALKQILQANASVEQLNVWRQIEDLHYRQHKAVESILELRRDGGLTLDKLELIDELIVDFESVTEQLDTSLGELENAIVQQLH, via the coding sequence ATGGATAGACCTGTTGTAGATAAAGAAATAGACGTACCTGAAGGGATAACCATTGTTTCTAAAACGGATTTGCATGGCACCATTACGGATGTAAATGAAGCGTTTGTTCGTATTAGTGGTTATTCACGTGAAGAGTTAATTGGCCAACCGCATAATATTATGCGCCATCCAGATGTGCCTAAAACGGTCTTTAAAGACCTCTGGCAAACTTTAAAGTCAGATAAGCCTTGGGTTCAATTAGTTAAAAATCGATGCAAAGGTGGCGAGTATTATTGGGTTGAAGCCAATGTATCACCGATTCGAGAAAACGGTACAGTGATTGGTTTTTTGTCGGTGCGCAGGCGGATTAGCAATGCACAAAAAAAAGCGGCAACAGAATTATATAAACAGGTTGAGGCAGGTAAAGTCTCAATTAAAGACGGTTTTATAGAAACTTTATACAGCCGATTTTGTTTAATCAATCGTTTTAACCCCATTATGGTCTTGGTTGGAATGATTGTCATAATGAGCATTGTTGGTATTTTGGATGCGCTTGAGTTAGTGCGTTTTCCGTGGGGTGTTCAGTTAGTTGTCTTTACCCTAATGTTAGGGTTAGCTTTATTTGTGAGCAGTCAGTTAAAGAAACGCGTTAATGGGTTTTCTCATCTGCTTAAAGGGATGGCTGAGGGTGATTTTAGCTTGCAAACGGTCACTATGGGAACTTCTTGGGTTTCTTCATTAGCCAGTGATATTAAAAAAATGCAGGTTCAGATGGGCGCGAGTTATGAGGCGAATAGGGCGCAGTTAAACTACAACTTACGATTAACCTCCGCTTTAGATAATGCTTCCAATTTTATTATGGTGGTCAATCGAGATAATAAAATTATTTTTTATAACCAAGTGCTAAAACGATTCTTTAATAAAAATAATGGCAAGTTTCAGTCTGAATATAGCGGGTTTGATGGCAATCAACTCAAAGACCACTCTCTTCTTTTATTTAATCAAACAGCTTCGTTAGACCCGTTATTTACTAATAACTTAATGGAGACAATAGATAAAGAGGTCAGTTTGGCAGGCCTCACTATTAGAGTGGTCAAAAACCCAGTGTTGAACGATCGAAATGAGTGTATTGGAGCCGTGTTGGAGTGGACCGATTTAACCCAACAACGTAAGATTGAAAAAACCTTAGATAACGCCTTAAATATAGCGGCTAGAGGCCATATGGATGTGACGATTGATACTGAAGGCTTAGATGGTTTTTATCTCTATTCAGCCAATAATATCAATAACTTATTAAAAAGCCTAAATAGTACGATTGAGGATGTGGTTAAGATACTGGTGAATCTAGCCAATGGGGATATGCAAGGTCGTATTGAAAAACCGCTAAGTGGTACTTTGGATGCCATGAAAGGGGCGACAAATGTCTCTTTGGATAACTTGTGTGGCATTATGTTGCAGATTAAAGAAGTCTCTAATGCGACTTTACTTTCGGCGAAAGAGTCATCAAATGCTGCAATGGATCTGGCGGAACGTACACAAGTGGCTACCGAGACGCTTCAAGAAGTTAACACAAGTATGAGTGTGATTAATGATATGCAAGCGAGTAACAGTGAATCGTTATCAAGTGTCGCTCAACTGGCAAATAATGCCATGGCGCTTAACCAAAATGCACGAATTGCCATGGATGACTCCATCCATGCAATGCAAAGTATTTCAGAAACCTCCGAAAAGATCGAGGCGATTATTGGATTAATTGATGGCATCGCTTTTCAAACCAACTTATTAGCGTTAAATGCTGCCGTAGAGGCCGCACGAGCGGGTGAGCATGGTCGTGGTTTTGCGGTGGTGGCTGGAGAGGTTAGAAACCTGGCAGGCAAGTCTGCTGAAGCCGCTAAAGATATTAAACATTTGATTCAAGAGTCTGGTAATAAGGTTAAAGAAGGTTCTGACAAGGTGCAAGCGACCCATGCCGTTTTTACCGAAGTAGATGAGGGTGTGTCACAAATTGGTAGCACGCTCTCTCAAGTTGTGGTTTCAATCGAAGAACAACAGCGTAATGTTACTCAGATTACCCATGCAATTAAAGTACTGGATACCAACCTACAAAGTAATGCGACATTGGTAGAGGAGTCTACGGCAACCGCTAGAGGCTTAAATGAACAAGCAGGTATCCTCAACTATGAAGTTCAAAAGTTTAAGTTAAATTGCGACCCTAAACATGAAGACGGTGCGCTTAATCGAGAGGTTTATGGAGTAAATTTAAGTGAGATACGTCAGCAGATGCGCTTATGGAAAATTAATGCCCAATCGTATTTAAATGGCGTTAATGTCTCTTTTAATGAAGAGACAAGCTTAGACCCAACTAAGTGTGCAGTAGGAATGGCATTAAAACAGATTTTGCAGGCTAATGCTTCTGTGGAACAGTTAAATGTATGGCGTCAAATTGAAGATTTACACTATCGTCAACATAAAGCGGTTGAATCGATTTTGGAGTTACGTCGTGATGGTGGTTTAACGCTAGATAAACTGGAGTTGATTGATGAGTTAATTGTGGACTTTGAGAGTGTGACTGAACAGTTAGATACCTCTTTAGGTGAGTTGGAAAACGCGATTGTTCAACAGTTACACTAA